ACAATCACAAGAAAAGCTTTTCAATGCCTTAAATCTTTTTGAACAAGTATTAAAAATCAATCCTAATAATTGGTCAGCTATGTGGTGTATAGGCAAGATTTATCAGCGTGTAGAAATTTTAGACATTGCATTTAACTGGTTTGAGAAAGCTTATTTATTTAAACCAGATAATGCTGATATTTCTCGTGAAGCTTGTATATGTGCAATTGGTCTTGCAAATAATAAAGCAGCTATTTTTTATGGAGAAACTGCTTTAAAAATAAATCCAAATGATGTAGGATTGCTATCAAATTTGTCCTTAGCTTAT
The Nostoc sp. KVJ3 genome window above contains:
- a CDS encoding tetratricopeptide repeat protein, whose translation is MDVRLTQEQIEYHNYLYKQGCKFIQEEFLLGENKSTEKDNLQSQEKLFNALNLFEQVLKINPNNWSAMWCIGKIYQRVEILDIAFNWFEKAYLFKPDNADISREACICAIGLANNKAAIFYGETALKINPNDVGLLSNLSLAYLKAGRINDAKDKAQKALNINSRNSI